One Triplophysa dalaica isolate WHDGS20190420 chromosome 11, ASM1584641v1, whole genome shotgun sequence genomic window carries:
- the gphb5 gene encoding glycoprotein hormone beta-5, with protein sequence MAPFSEAQRFSHVKLCCVTLAVWLCFGGDIEASVLNLKRFVGCAVREFTFLARKPGCGGMHITTDACWGRCETWEKPILDPPFIESYQRVCTYNETRLVTVQLPNCSVQVDPSYTYPVAIRCDCGVCLTSTTECITSV encoded by the exons ATGGCTCCTTTCTCTGAAGCACAAAG ATTTTCTCATGTAAAGCTGTGCTGTGTGACTCTGGCTGTTTGGCTGTGTTTTGGGGGTGATATTGAAGCCTCTGTGCTCAACCTGAAGCGTTTCGTTGGCTGTGCCGTGCGAGAATTCACATTTCTGGCCCGTAAACCAGGCTGCGGCGGGATGCACATCACCACTGATGCCTGCTGGGGGCGCTGCGAGACCTGGGAA AAGCCCATTCTAGACCCGCCCTTCATCGAGTCATATCAGCGTGTGTGCACCTATAATGAGACCCGATTAGTGACGGTACAGCTGCCGAACTGCTCGGTCCAGGTGGACCCGTCCTACACCTATCCAGTGGCCATCCGGTGTGACTGCGGGGTCTGTCTCACCAGCACCACTGAATGCATCACTTCTGTCTAA